In Cerasicoccus sp. TK19100, the following proteins share a genomic window:
- the trpS gene encoding tryptophan--tRNA ligase — protein sequence MSDASTAQQVVLTCAQPTGKLHLGNYLGAVRNWTRYLDGYECYFGIVDMHAITVPYVPADLRRDTMECIAQYIACGIDPDKANIFVQSHIIGHTELAWILSCLCPLGQLERMTQFKDKSAKARAEDKQAFIGSGLLQYPVLMAADILLYNADIVPVGEDQKQHLELTRDLAQKFNSTYSETFKVPDLFIPKTGARIMSLQNPTKKMSKSDENQTSTLYITDDEKTIRKKIGSAVTDSDSGPGCVRATDDKPGVTNLLGILGVATGKSVEELEKEFAEASYKDFKDAVADAVAEMLAPVREKYEAVVSDKKYLTEVIKRGDDAAQKRAFKMLGKVQRKAGFVAR from the coding sequence ATGAGTGACGCATCCACAGCACAGCAGGTCGTCCTGACCTGCGCCCAACCGACCGGCAAACTCCACCTTGGCAATTACCTCGGGGCCGTGCGCAATTGGACGCGTTACCTCGACGGCTACGAGTGCTACTTTGGCATCGTCGACATGCACGCGATCACTGTGCCCTACGTGCCGGCGGACCTCCGCCGCGACACCATGGAGTGCATCGCGCAATACATCGCCTGCGGTATCGATCCGGACAAGGCGAACATCTTTGTGCAAAGCCACATCATTGGCCACACCGAGCTGGCGTGGATCCTCAGCTGCCTGTGCCCGCTGGGCCAGCTGGAGCGTATGACGCAGTTTAAGGACAAGTCCGCCAAGGCTCGCGCCGAGGACAAGCAAGCCTTCATTGGCAGCGGCCTCCTGCAATACCCGGTGCTCATGGCGGCGGACATCCTCCTCTACAATGCCGACATCGTGCCCGTGGGCGAAGACCAGAAGCAGCACCTTGAGCTGACCCGCGACCTCGCGCAGAAGTTTAACTCTACCTATTCAGAGACCTTCAAGGTGCCGGACTTGTTCATCCCGAAGACGGGCGCACGCATCATGTCGCTGCAAAACCCGACCAAGAAGATGTCCAAGAGTGACGAAAATCAGACCTCGACGCTCTACATCACCGACGACGAAAAAACGATTCGCAAGAAGATCGGCAGCGCGGTGACGGACTCCGATTCCGGGCCGGGCTGTGTCCGTGCGACCGATGACAAACCCGGCGTGACGAACTTGCTCGGCATCCTTGGCGTGGCGACTGGCAAGTCTGTCGAAGAGCTCGAAAAGGAATTTGCCGAGGCCAGTTACAAGGACTTCAAGGACGCTGTCGCTGACGCCGTCGCTGAGATGCTTGCGCCCGTTCGCGAGAAATACGAGGCCGTGGTTTCCGACAAGAAATACCTGACCGAGGTCATCAAGCGAGGCGACGACGCCGCCCAAAAGCGCGCCTTCAAGATGCTGGGCAAGGTCCAGCGCAAGGCCGGATTCGTCGCGCGCTAG